The DNA region CCACAGAGCTATAGCTGATGCCTGCTTTTTTTGCTATATCGAGTACTTTTATGGTCACCCCAGTTGGACAGTTGGTATCAGCAACAATCAATAATTTTATTTTGGGTGTTTGGGTGACGATTTGCTGTAATTTGCCGGGCAAATAATAGATATCAATTTCTTTAGATTCAAAGTAGACCCTTCCAGTGGTATCTAATGTCACTATGATAGGGCTACCATCAACACGTGTTGCGGTGCTGGCGTATGGACGGTGTATTTCAACTGCAGATTGTTGAACAAAATTGGTCGATACAATAAAGAAAATAAGTAGAATGAAT from Shewanella polaris includes:
- a CDS encoding ExbD/TolR family protein gives rise to the protein MLSDRFRQDKDPEINMTPMLDVVFILLIFFIVSTNFVQQSAVEIHRPYASTATRVDGSPIIVTLDTTGRVYFESKEIDIYYLPGKLQQIVTQTPKIKLLIVADTNCPTGVTIKVLDIAKKAGISYSSVASESD